Proteins from a genomic interval of Poecile atricapillus isolate bPoeAtr1 chromosome 1, bPoeAtr1.hap1, whole genome shotgun sequence:
- the ARHGAP5 gene encoding rho GTPase-activating protein 5 isoform X2 → MMAKNKEPRPPSYAVSVVGLSGTEKDKGNCGVGKSCLCNRFVRSKADEYYPEHTSVLSTIDFGGRVVNNDHFLYWGDVTQSGEDGIECRIHVIEQTEFIDDQTFLPHRSTNLQPYIKRAAASKLQSAEKLMYICTDQLGLEQDFEQKQMPEGKLNIDGFLLCIDVSQGCNRKFDDQLKFVNNLYIQLSKSKKPIIIAATKCDECVDHYLREVQAFASNKKNLVVVETSARFNVNVETCFTALVQMMDKTRGKPKIIPYLDAYKTQRQLVVTATDKFEKLVQTVRDYHATWKTVSNKLKNHPDYEEYINLEGTKKAKNTFSKHIEQLKQEHIRKRKEEYINALPRALNTLLSNLDEIELLSWSEALKVMEKRPDFQSYFVVLEKIPWDETDHIDKVNDRRIPFDLLSTLEAEKVYQNHVQHLISEKRRVEMKEKFKKTLEKIQFISPGQPWEEVICFVVEDEAFKYITDADSKEVYGRHQREIVEKAKEEFQEMLFEHSELFYDLDLNATPSTDKMSEIHAVLSEEPRYKALQKLAPDRESLLLKHIGFVYHPTKETCLSGQNCMDIKVEELLANSLLQLDHGRSNLYHDSANIDKINLFILGKDGLAQELANEIRTQSTDDEYALDGKIYELDLRPVDAKSPYLLTQLWTSAFKPHGCFCVFNSIESLTFIGECIAKIRAEASQIRRDKYMANLSFTLILANQRDSVSKNLPILRHQGQQLANKLQCPFVDVPAGTYPRKFNEAQIKQALRGVLEAVKHNFDVVSPVPTIKDLSEADLRIVMCAMCGDPFSVDLILSPFLDSHSCSAAQAGQNNSLMLDKIIGEKRRRIQITILSYHSSIGVRKDELVHGYILVYSAKRKASMGMLRAFLSEVQDTIPVQLVAVTDSQADFFENEAIKELMTEGEHIATEITAKFTALYSLSQYHRQTEVFTLFFSDVLEKKNMIESSYMSDSTRESTHTSEDVFPRSPRGGSLDYNYPDSEDDAEGPPPYSPIGDDVRLLPAPSDRSKYRLDLEGNEYPVHSTPINCHDHERNHKVPPPIKPKPLVPRTNVKKLDPNLLKTIEAGIGKNPRKQPSRVPAAPPEDTDPSDNYAEPIDTIYKHKGFADDIYAVPEDSQNRIIKVQNSIVINTQGEEENGFSDRVSKSHGERRPSKYKYKSKTLFSKAKSYYRRTHSDASDDEAFTTSKTKWKGRHRGSEEDPLLSPVETWKGGIDNPAITSDQELDDKKMKKKPHKVKEDKKPKKKTKTFNPPIRRNWESNYFGMPLQDLVTPEKPIPLFVEKCVQFIEDTGLCTEGLYRVSGNKTDQDNIQKQFDQDHNISLESMGVTVNAVAGALKAFFADLPDPLVPYSLHQELLETSRLVSNIRPTL, encoded by the coding sequence ATGATGGCAAAAAACAAAGAGCCACGCCCCCCATCTTATGCTGTTAGTGTTGTTGGACTGTCTGGAACTGAAAAGGATAAAGGTAATTGTGGAGTCGGAAAGTCATGTTTGTGCAATAGATTCGTTCGTTCAAAAGCAGATGAATATTATCCTGAGCATACCTCTGTGCTTAGCACAATTGACTTTGGAGGAAGAGTTGTTAACAATGATCACTTTTTGTACTGGGGTGACGTAACACAAAGTGGTGAGGATGGAATTGAGTGCAGAATTCATGTAATTGAGCAGACTGAGTTCATTGATGATCAGACTTTCTTGCCTCATCGGAGTACAAATTTACAACCGTACATAAAACGTGCAGCTGCCTCCAAACTGCAGTCCGCAGAAAAACTAATGTACATTTGCACAGATCAGCTAGGCTTGGAGCAAGACTTTGAGCAAAAACAAATGCCTGAAGGGAAATTAAACATAGATGGGTTTTTATTGTGCATTGATGTAAGCCAAGGATGCAATAGGAAGTTTGATGATCAACTTAAATTTGTGAATAATCTTTATATCCAGCTCTCAAAATCTAAAAAACCCATAATAATAGCGGCAACAAAATGTGATGAATGTGTGGATCATTATCTGCGAGAGGTTCAGGCCTTTGCTTCAAATAAGAAGAACCTTGTGGTCGTGGAAACATCAGCAAGATTCAACGTCAATGTTGAAACATGTTTTACTGCACTGGTACAAATGATGGATAAAACTCGTGGTAAACCTAAAATAATCCCCTATCTGGATGCCTATAAAACTCAAAGACAGTTAGTTGTTACGGCAACAGATAAGTTTGAAAAACTTGTCCAAACTGTGAGAGACTATCATGCAACTTGGAAAACTGTTAGTAACAAACTGAAAAACCACCCTGATTATGAGGAGTATATAAATTTGGAAGGAACAAAAAAGgccaaaaatacattttcaaaacacATAGAGCAACTTAAACAGGAACAtattagaaagagaaaagaagaataCATTAACGCATTGCCAAGAGCTCTTAATACTCTTCTATCAAATCTTGATGAGATTGAACTTTTGAGCTGGTCAGAAGCCTTGAAGGTAATGGAGAAAAGGCCTGACTTCCAGTCCTATTTTGTAGTGCTTGAAAAAATACCCTGGGATGAAACTGACCACATAGATAAAGTGAATGACAGAAGGATTCCGTTTGACCTTCTCAGTACCCTAGAGGCAGAAAAAGTTTATCAAAACCATGTGCAGCATCTTATATCTGAAAAAAGGAGGGTtgaaatgaaagagaaattcAAAAAAACTCTTGAGAAAATCCAATTCATTTCACCCGGACAGCCATGGGAAGAAGTTATATGTTTTGTGGTAGAGGATGAAGCATTCAAATACATCACTGATGCAGATAGTAAGGAAGTGTATGGTAGGCATCAGAGGGAGATTGTTGAAAAAGCCAAAGAGGAGTTTcaggaaatgctttttgaaCATTCAGAGCTATTTTATGATCTGGATCTTAATGCAACACCAAGTACAGATAAAATGAGTGAAATTCATGCAGTTCTGAGTGAAGAACCTAGATACAAAGCTTTACAGAAACTTGCACCTGATAGAGAATCTCTTCTGCTCAAACACATAGGATTTGTTTATCACCCAACTAAAGAAACTTGTCTCAGTGGCCAAAATTGTATGGACATAAAAGTAGAAGAGTTGCTTGCCAACAGTCTTCTGCAACTAGACCATGGACGTTCAAATTTATACCATGATAGTGCCAACATTGATAAAATCAATCTTTTCATTTTGGGCAAAGATGGCCTTGCACAAGAATTGGCAAATGAAATTCGGACACAATCCACTGATGATGAATATGCATTAGATGGAAAAATATATGAACTAGATCTTAGGCCAGTTGATGCCAAATCCCCGTACTTGCTGACTCAGTTGTGGACCTCAGCCTTCAAACCACATGGTTGTTTCTGCGTGTTTAATTCTATTGAATCACTGACTTTTATTGGGGAGTGCATTGCTAAAATAAGGGCTGAAGCATCTCAGATAAGGAGAGACAAGTATATGGCTAATCTTTCATTTACATTAATATTGGCTAACCAGAGGGACAGTGTTAGCAAGAATCTACCTATTCTGAGGCATCAGGGACAGCAATTGGCTAACAAGTTACAATGTCCTTTTGTAGATGTGCCTGCTGGCACATACCCACGCAAATTTAATGAGGCCCAAATAAAACAAGCTCTGAGGGGAGTACTGGAAGCAGTTAAACACAATTTTGATGTTGTAAGTCCAGTTCCCACCATTAAAGATCTGTCAGAAGCTGACTTAAGGATTGTCATGTGTGCCATGTGTGGCGATCCTTTCAGTGTGGATCTtattctttcccctttccttgATTCTCACTCCTGTAGCGCTGCTCAGGCTGGCCAGAATAATTCTTTGATGCTAGACAAAATAATAGGAGAAAAGAGACGTCGAATACAGATAACTATATTATCATATCATTCTTCAATTGGTGTAAGGAAAGATGAACTTGTTCATGGATATATACTGGTCTATTCTGCAAAGCGAAAGGCATCCATGGGAATGCTTCGGGCATTTCTTTCTGAAGTTCAGGATACGATTCCTGTCCAGTTGGTGGCTGTTACTGATAGCCAGGCAGACTTCTTTGAGAATGAAGCAATCAAGGAACTCATGACTGAAGGAGAGCACATAGCAACAGAAATTACTGCTAAGTTTACAGCTTTATATTCATTATCTCAATATCATCGTCAAACTGAGGTTTTCACGTTGTTCTTCAGTGATGtattagagaagaaaaacatgattGAAAGTTCCTACATGTCAGACAGCACAAGGGAATCAACGCACACAAGTGAAGATGTTTTTCCAAGATCTCCGAGAGGAGGTTCCCTTGACTATAATTACCCAGATTCAGAGGATGATGCCGAAGGACCACCGCCTTACAGTCCAATTGGTGATGATGTAAGGTTACTTCCAGCACCTAGTGATCGTTCCAAGTACCGACTGGATTTGGAAGGAAATGAGTATCCTGTTCACAGTACACCGATCAATTGTCATGACCATGAACGCAACCATAAAGTGCCTCCTCCGATAAAACCGAAACCACTTGTTCCAAGAACAAATGTCAAAAAACTGGATCCCAACCTCCTGAAAACAATTGAGGCAGGTATTGGCAAAAACCCCAGGAAACAGCCTTCTCGAGTGCCTGCAGCACCACCAGAAGATACAGACCCATCTGACAACTATGCTGAACCTATTGACACGATTTACAAGCATAAAGGCTTTGCAGATGATATCTATGCGGTTCCAGAGGATAGTCAGAATCGTATTATTAAAGTTCAAAACTCAATTGTTATAAATACCCAAGGTGAGGAAGAAAATGGGTTTTCTGATAGAGTTTCCAAAAGTCATGGGGAAAGAAGGCCTTCAAAATACAAGTACAAGTCTAAGACACTGTTCAGCAAAGCCAAGTCTTACTATAGGAGAACACATTCAGATGCAAGTGATGATGAGGCTTTTACCACTTCTAAAACTAAATGGAAAGGAAGACATCGTGGAAGTGAAGAAGACCCACTTCTTTCACCTGTTGAAACATGGAAGGGTGGCATAGATAATCCTGCCATTACATCGGATCAAGAATTAGatgacaaaaaaatgaaaaagaaaccccacaaaGTAAAAGAAGATAAGAAG